From the Lepidochelys kempii isolate rLepKem1 chromosome 2, rLepKem1.hap2, whole genome shotgun sequence genome, one window contains:
- the KDM1B gene encoding lysine-specific histone demethylase 2 isoform X1, with translation MVFPNSSAEDNRSRLLHICDPVYQRSYNTMSTGRVRTKKKSSSLDQSPDNLPLRSSGRQVKKKAAEAAEDDDDASEKKYRKCEKAGCTATCPVCFASAAERCAKNGYTSRWYHLSCGEHFCNECFDHYYRSHKDGYEKYTAWKRIWTSNGKSEPSPKAFMADQQLPYWVQCTKPECGKWRQLTKEIQLTSQIAKTYRCGMKLNNSTKIEGSDQCSMPEDLRVAEVSDHWWYSMLILPPLLKDSVAAPLLSAYYPDCVGMSPSCTSTNRLLGESNAVKLEHIKSAPNVAGMNRYFQPFYQPNECGKALCVRPDVMELDELYEFPEYSRDPTMYLALRNLILSLWYTNCKEALTPHKCTHRIIVRGLVRIRCVQEMERILYFMARKGLINTGILSVSPDQHLLPKEYHNKSVIIVGAGPAGLAAARQLHNFGIKVIVLEAKDRIGGRVWDDKTFKGVTVGKGAQIVNGCVNNPIALMCEQLGIKMHKLGERCDLIQEGGRITDPTIDKRMDFHFNAILDVVSEWRKDKTQHQDVPLGEKIQEIYKAFIQESGIQFSDLEEKVLQFHLSNLEYACGSDLHQVSARSWDHNEFFAQFAGDHTLLTPGYSTIIDKLAEGVDIRLKLPVHSIDYSGEEVQVTTADGTVWTAQKVLVTVPLALLQKNAIQFNPPLPERKMKAINSLGAGVIEKVALQFPYRFWDSKIQGADFFGHVPPSSSKRGLFSVFYDMDPQGKYSVLMSVVTGDAVTTIKNLDDKQVLQLCMTVLRELFKEQEVPDPVKYFVTRWNKDPWIQMAYSFVKTGGSGEAYDVIAEDIQGTIFFAGEATNRHFPQTVTGAYLSGVREASKIAAF, from the exons GTGAAGAAGAAGGCGGCTGAAGCAGCAGAGGATGATGATGACGCATCAGAGAAGAAATATAGAAAATGTGAAAAAGCTGGGTGCACTGCAACATGTCCTGTTTGCTTTGCAAGTGCTGCTGAAAG GTGTGCTAAAAATGGCTACACATCTAGATGGTATCATCTCTCCTGTGGGGAACATTTCTGCAATGAGTGTTTTGATCACTATTATCGAAG TCATAAAGATGGTTATGAGAAATACACTGCTTGGAAAAGGATTTGGACCAGTAATGGTAAAAGTGAGCCCAGTCCTAAAGCTTTCATGGCTGATCAACAACTTCCTTACTGG GTGCAGTGCACAAAACCAGAGTGTGGGAAATGGCGTCAGCTGACAAAGGAAATTCAGCTTACATCACAAATAGCAAAAACGTACCGATGTGGTATGAAACTGAACAATTCTACTAAG ATTGAGGGCTCGGACCAGTGTTCCATGCCTGAGGATCTG AGAGTTGCTGAAGTTTCAGACCATTGGTGGTACTCCATGCTCATCCTCCCTCCTTTGCTTAAAGACAGTGTGGCAGCTCCTTTGCTGTCTGCATACTATCCAGACTGCGTAGGCATGAGTCCCTCCTGTACCAGCACTAACCGATTACTTGGTGAATCCAACGCTGTGAAGTTAGAGCACATAAAGAGTGCACCTAATGTAGCTG GGATGAATAGATACTTCCAGCCCTTCTACCAGCCCAATGAATGTGGTAAAGCACTCTGTGTGAGACCAGATGTCATGGAATTAGATGAGCTCTATGAGTTCCCAGAATATTCACGAGATCCTACCATGTACCTAGCTTTGAGAAACCTCATCCTGTCTTTGTGGTACACAAATTGCAAA GAAGCTCTGACCCCTCACAAATGTACTCATCGCATCATTGTGCGGGGGCTTGTGCGTATTCGCTGTGTGCAAGAGATGGAGAGGATACTTTATTTTATGGCAAGAAAAGGGCTGATTAATACAGGGATTTTGTCAGTCAGTCCTGACCAACATCTTCTTCCCAAAGAATACCACAAT aaatctgtCATTATTGTTGGGGCTGGTCCAGCAGGATTAGCAGCTGCAAGACAACTGCACAACTTTGGAATTAAG GTCATTGTGCTAGAAGCAAAAGACAGAATTGGCGGGCGTGTGTGGGACGATAAGACTTTCAAAGGAGTCACCGTAGGAAAAGGAGCACAGATTGTCAATGGCTGTGTCAACAACCCGATAGCACTAATGTGTGAGCAA CTTGGTATTAAAATGCACAAACTAGGGGAGAGATGTGATTTGATCCAAGAAGGTGGAAGGATAACTGACCCTACTATAGATAAGCGCATGGACTTTCATTTCAATGCCATCCTGGATGTTGTCTCAGAATGGAGAAAAGATAAGACCCAACATCAAGATGTCCCTCTTGGAG AGAAGATACAGGAGATCTATAAGGCTTTTATTCAGGAGTCAGGTATCCAGTTCAGTGATCTGGAGGAAAAGGTACTACAGTTCCACCTCAGTAACTTGGAGTACGCCTGTGGCAGTGACCTCCATCAG GTATCTGCACGCTCATGGGACCACAATGAATTTTTTGCCCAGTTTGCTGGAGATCACACCCTTTTAACGCCAGGGTATTCTACCATCATAGATAAACTGGCTGAAGGTGTTGACATTCGACTTAAGCTTCCG GTACACAGTATAGACTATTCTGGGGAAGAAGTCCAGGTCACTACAGCAGATGGAACTGTGTGGACAGCACAAAAG GTTTTGGTTACTGTGCCACTGGCCCTTCTTCAGAAAAATGCCATTCAGTTTAATCCACCACTgccagaaagaaaaatgaaagccaTTAACAGTTTGGGAGCAGGAGTCATTGAGAAG gttGCCTTGCAGTTTCCTTATAGATTCTGGGACAGCAAAATTCAAGGAGCTGATTTTTTTGGTCACGTTCCACCTAGTTCCAGCAAACGTGGGCTCTTCAGTGTCTTCTATGACATGGATCCACAG GGTAAATATAGTGTTCTAATGTCAGTAGTTACTGGAGATGCTGTGACAACCATTAAGAATTTAGATGACAAACAAGTACTACAACTGTGCATGACTGTACTTCGAGAACTGTTTAAGGAGCAG GAAGTTCCAGACCCAGTAAAGTACTTCGTTACACGATGGAACAAAGATCCCTGGATCCAGATGGCATATAGTTTTGTAAAGACAGGTGGCAGTGGTGAGGCTTATGATGTTATAGCTGAAGACATTCAAGGAACAATCTTCTTTGCTGGCGAG gcCACAAACAGGCACTTTCCACAGACCGTTACAGGAGCCTACTTGAGTGGCGTTCGAGAAGCAAGCAAAATAGCAGCATTTTGA
- the KDM1B gene encoding lysine-specific histone demethylase 2 isoform X3: MVFPNSSAEDNRSRLLHICDPVYQRSYNTMSTGRVRTKKKSSSLDQSPDNLPLRSSGRQVKKKAAEAAEDDDDASEKKYRKCEKAGCTATCPVCFASAAERCAKNGYTSRWYHLSCGEHFCNECFDHYYRSHKDGYEKYTAWKRIWTSNGKSEPSPKAFMADQQLPYWVQCTKPECGKWRQLTKEIQLTSQIAKTYRCGMKLNNSTKIEGSDQCSMPEDLRVAEVSDHWWYSMLILPPLLKDSVAAPLLSAYYPDCVGMSPSCTSTNRLLGESNAVKLEHIKSAPNVAGMNRYFQPFYQPNECGKALCVRPDVMELDELYEFPEYSRDPTMYLALRNLILSLWYTNCKEALTPHKCTHRIIVRGLVRIRCVQEMERILYFMARKGLINTGILSVSPDQHLLPKEYHNKSVIIVGAGPAGLAAARQLHNFGIKVIVLEAKDRIGGRVWDDKTFKGVTVGKGAQIVNGCVNNPIALMCEQLGIKMHKLGERCDLIQEGGRITDPTIDKRMDFHFNAILDVVSEWRKDKTQHQDVPLGEKIQEIYKAFIQESGIQFSDLEEKVLQFHLSNLEYACGSDLHQVSARSWDHNEFFAQFAGDHTLLTPGYSTIIDKLAEGVDIRLKLPVHSIDYSGEEVQVTTADGTVWTAQKVLVTVPLALLQKNAIQFNPPLPERKMKAINSLGAGVIEKVALQFPYRFWDSKIQGADFFGHVPPSSSKRGLFSVFYDMDPQEVPDPVKYFVTRWNKDPWIQMAYSFVKTGGSGEAYDVIAEDIQGTIFFAGEATNRHFPQTVTGAYLSGVREASKIAAF; this comes from the exons GTGAAGAAGAAGGCGGCTGAAGCAGCAGAGGATGATGATGACGCATCAGAGAAGAAATATAGAAAATGTGAAAAAGCTGGGTGCACTGCAACATGTCCTGTTTGCTTTGCAAGTGCTGCTGAAAG GTGTGCTAAAAATGGCTACACATCTAGATGGTATCATCTCTCCTGTGGGGAACATTTCTGCAATGAGTGTTTTGATCACTATTATCGAAG TCATAAAGATGGTTATGAGAAATACACTGCTTGGAAAAGGATTTGGACCAGTAATGGTAAAAGTGAGCCCAGTCCTAAAGCTTTCATGGCTGATCAACAACTTCCTTACTGG GTGCAGTGCACAAAACCAGAGTGTGGGAAATGGCGTCAGCTGACAAAGGAAATTCAGCTTACATCACAAATAGCAAAAACGTACCGATGTGGTATGAAACTGAACAATTCTACTAAG ATTGAGGGCTCGGACCAGTGTTCCATGCCTGAGGATCTG AGAGTTGCTGAAGTTTCAGACCATTGGTGGTACTCCATGCTCATCCTCCCTCCTTTGCTTAAAGACAGTGTGGCAGCTCCTTTGCTGTCTGCATACTATCCAGACTGCGTAGGCATGAGTCCCTCCTGTACCAGCACTAACCGATTACTTGGTGAATCCAACGCTGTGAAGTTAGAGCACATAAAGAGTGCACCTAATGTAGCTG GGATGAATAGATACTTCCAGCCCTTCTACCAGCCCAATGAATGTGGTAAAGCACTCTGTGTGAGACCAGATGTCATGGAATTAGATGAGCTCTATGAGTTCCCAGAATATTCACGAGATCCTACCATGTACCTAGCTTTGAGAAACCTCATCCTGTCTTTGTGGTACACAAATTGCAAA GAAGCTCTGACCCCTCACAAATGTACTCATCGCATCATTGTGCGGGGGCTTGTGCGTATTCGCTGTGTGCAAGAGATGGAGAGGATACTTTATTTTATGGCAAGAAAAGGGCTGATTAATACAGGGATTTTGTCAGTCAGTCCTGACCAACATCTTCTTCCCAAAGAATACCACAAT aaatctgtCATTATTGTTGGGGCTGGTCCAGCAGGATTAGCAGCTGCAAGACAACTGCACAACTTTGGAATTAAG GTCATTGTGCTAGAAGCAAAAGACAGAATTGGCGGGCGTGTGTGGGACGATAAGACTTTCAAAGGAGTCACCGTAGGAAAAGGAGCACAGATTGTCAATGGCTGTGTCAACAACCCGATAGCACTAATGTGTGAGCAA CTTGGTATTAAAATGCACAAACTAGGGGAGAGATGTGATTTGATCCAAGAAGGTGGAAGGATAACTGACCCTACTATAGATAAGCGCATGGACTTTCATTTCAATGCCATCCTGGATGTTGTCTCAGAATGGAGAAAAGATAAGACCCAACATCAAGATGTCCCTCTTGGAG AGAAGATACAGGAGATCTATAAGGCTTTTATTCAGGAGTCAGGTATCCAGTTCAGTGATCTGGAGGAAAAGGTACTACAGTTCCACCTCAGTAACTTGGAGTACGCCTGTGGCAGTGACCTCCATCAG GTATCTGCACGCTCATGGGACCACAATGAATTTTTTGCCCAGTTTGCTGGAGATCACACCCTTTTAACGCCAGGGTATTCTACCATCATAGATAAACTGGCTGAAGGTGTTGACATTCGACTTAAGCTTCCG GTACACAGTATAGACTATTCTGGGGAAGAAGTCCAGGTCACTACAGCAGATGGAACTGTGTGGACAGCACAAAAG GTTTTGGTTACTGTGCCACTGGCCCTTCTTCAGAAAAATGCCATTCAGTTTAATCCACCACTgccagaaagaaaaatgaaagccaTTAACAGTTTGGGAGCAGGAGTCATTGAGAAG gttGCCTTGCAGTTTCCTTATAGATTCTGGGACAGCAAAATTCAAGGAGCTGATTTTTTTGGTCACGTTCCACCTAGTTCCAGCAAACGTGGGCTCTTCAGTGTCTTCTATGACATGGATCCACAG GAAGTTCCAGACCCAGTAAAGTACTTCGTTACACGATGGAACAAAGATCCCTGGATCCAGATGGCATATAGTTTTGTAAAGACAGGTGGCAGTGGTGAGGCTTATGATGTTATAGCTGAAGACATTCAAGGAACAATCTTCTTTGCTGGCGAG gcCACAAACAGGCACTTTCCACAGACCGTTACAGGAGCCTACTTGAGTGGCGTTCGAGAAGCAAGCAAAATAGCAGCATTTTGA
- the KDM1B gene encoding lysine-specific histone demethylase 2 isoform X2 has product MSTGRVRTKKKSSSLDQSPDNLPLRSSGRQVKKKAAEAAEDDDDASEKKYRKCEKAGCTATCPVCFASAAERCAKNGYTSRWYHLSCGEHFCNECFDHYYRSHKDGYEKYTAWKRIWTSNGKSEPSPKAFMADQQLPYWVQCTKPECGKWRQLTKEIQLTSQIAKTYRCGMKLNNSTKIEGSDQCSMPEDLRVAEVSDHWWYSMLILPPLLKDSVAAPLLSAYYPDCVGMSPSCTSTNRLLGESNAVKLEHIKSAPNVAGMNRYFQPFYQPNECGKALCVRPDVMELDELYEFPEYSRDPTMYLALRNLILSLWYTNCKEALTPHKCTHRIIVRGLVRIRCVQEMERILYFMARKGLINTGILSVSPDQHLLPKEYHNKSVIIVGAGPAGLAAARQLHNFGIKVIVLEAKDRIGGRVWDDKTFKGVTVGKGAQIVNGCVNNPIALMCEQLGIKMHKLGERCDLIQEGGRITDPTIDKRMDFHFNAILDVVSEWRKDKTQHQDVPLGEKIQEIYKAFIQESGIQFSDLEEKVLQFHLSNLEYACGSDLHQVSARSWDHNEFFAQFAGDHTLLTPGYSTIIDKLAEGVDIRLKLPVHSIDYSGEEVQVTTADGTVWTAQKVLVTVPLALLQKNAIQFNPPLPERKMKAINSLGAGVIEKVALQFPYRFWDSKIQGADFFGHVPPSSSKRGLFSVFYDMDPQGKYSVLMSVVTGDAVTTIKNLDDKQVLQLCMTVLRELFKEQEVPDPVKYFVTRWNKDPWIQMAYSFVKTGGSGEAYDVIAEDIQGTIFFAGEATNRHFPQTVTGAYLSGVREASKIAAF; this is encoded by the exons GTGAAGAAGAAGGCGGCTGAAGCAGCAGAGGATGATGATGACGCATCAGAGAAGAAATATAGAAAATGTGAAAAAGCTGGGTGCACTGCAACATGTCCTGTTTGCTTTGCAAGTGCTGCTGAAAG GTGTGCTAAAAATGGCTACACATCTAGATGGTATCATCTCTCCTGTGGGGAACATTTCTGCAATGAGTGTTTTGATCACTATTATCGAAG TCATAAAGATGGTTATGAGAAATACACTGCTTGGAAAAGGATTTGGACCAGTAATGGTAAAAGTGAGCCCAGTCCTAAAGCTTTCATGGCTGATCAACAACTTCCTTACTGG GTGCAGTGCACAAAACCAGAGTGTGGGAAATGGCGTCAGCTGACAAAGGAAATTCAGCTTACATCACAAATAGCAAAAACGTACCGATGTGGTATGAAACTGAACAATTCTACTAAG ATTGAGGGCTCGGACCAGTGTTCCATGCCTGAGGATCTG AGAGTTGCTGAAGTTTCAGACCATTGGTGGTACTCCATGCTCATCCTCCCTCCTTTGCTTAAAGACAGTGTGGCAGCTCCTTTGCTGTCTGCATACTATCCAGACTGCGTAGGCATGAGTCCCTCCTGTACCAGCACTAACCGATTACTTGGTGAATCCAACGCTGTGAAGTTAGAGCACATAAAGAGTGCACCTAATGTAGCTG GGATGAATAGATACTTCCAGCCCTTCTACCAGCCCAATGAATGTGGTAAAGCACTCTGTGTGAGACCAGATGTCATGGAATTAGATGAGCTCTATGAGTTCCCAGAATATTCACGAGATCCTACCATGTACCTAGCTTTGAGAAACCTCATCCTGTCTTTGTGGTACACAAATTGCAAA GAAGCTCTGACCCCTCACAAATGTACTCATCGCATCATTGTGCGGGGGCTTGTGCGTATTCGCTGTGTGCAAGAGATGGAGAGGATACTTTATTTTATGGCAAGAAAAGGGCTGATTAATACAGGGATTTTGTCAGTCAGTCCTGACCAACATCTTCTTCCCAAAGAATACCACAAT aaatctgtCATTATTGTTGGGGCTGGTCCAGCAGGATTAGCAGCTGCAAGACAACTGCACAACTTTGGAATTAAG GTCATTGTGCTAGAAGCAAAAGACAGAATTGGCGGGCGTGTGTGGGACGATAAGACTTTCAAAGGAGTCACCGTAGGAAAAGGAGCACAGATTGTCAATGGCTGTGTCAACAACCCGATAGCACTAATGTGTGAGCAA CTTGGTATTAAAATGCACAAACTAGGGGAGAGATGTGATTTGATCCAAGAAGGTGGAAGGATAACTGACCCTACTATAGATAAGCGCATGGACTTTCATTTCAATGCCATCCTGGATGTTGTCTCAGAATGGAGAAAAGATAAGACCCAACATCAAGATGTCCCTCTTGGAG AGAAGATACAGGAGATCTATAAGGCTTTTATTCAGGAGTCAGGTATCCAGTTCAGTGATCTGGAGGAAAAGGTACTACAGTTCCACCTCAGTAACTTGGAGTACGCCTGTGGCAGTGACCTCCATCAG GTATCTGCACGCTCATGGGACCACAATGAATTTTTTGCCCAGTTTGCTGGAGATCACACCCTTTTAACGCCAGGGTATTCTACCATCATAGATAAACTGGCTGAAGGTGTTGACATTCGACTTAAGCTTCCG GTACACAGTATAGACTATTCTGGGGAAGAAGTCCAGGTCACTACAGCAGATGGAACTGTGTGGACAGCACAAAAG GTTTTGGTTACTGTGCCACTGGCCCTTCTTCAGAAAAATGCCATTCAGTTTAATCCACCACTgccagaaagaaaaatgaaagccaTTAACAGTTTGGGAGCAGGAGTCATTGAGAAG gttGCCTTGCAGTTTCCTTATAGATTCTGGGACAGCAAAATTCAAGGAGCTGATTTTTTTGGTCACGTTCCACCTAGTTCCAGCAAACGTGGGCTCTTCAGTGTCTTCTATGACATGGATCCACAG GGTAAATATAGTGTTCTAATGTCAGTAGTTACTGGAGATGCTGTGACAACCATTAAGAATTTAGATGACAAACAAGTACTACAACTGTGCATGACTGTACTTCGAGAACTGTTTAAGGAGCAG GAAGTTCCAGACCCAGTAAAGTACTTCGTTACACGATGGAACAAAGATCCCTGGATCCAGATGGCATATAGTTTTGTAAAGACAGGTGGCAGTGGTGAGGCTTATGATGTTATAGCTGAAGACATTCAAGGAACAATCTTCTTTGCTGGCGAG gcCACAAACAGGCACTTTCCACAGACCGTTACAGGAGCCTACTTGAGTGGCGTTCGAGAAGCAAGCAAAATAGCAGCATTTTGA